TAGTTGCGTCTCTCGAAGGGCCCAAAATCCTATCGGAGGTTTGATTGCTGTATCTCTTCATAGTGGTCTTGGCGCTTTTGTAGACAAGGCACCGGCCATACCCGCGGTCGATGGACGCTCGGTTCAGAATCAACGCGTCCTCAATATCGTAGCCGCTGTAACTCATGACGGCTACTGTGGCGTTCTGCCCAGCCGGCAGTTTGTCAAAATTGGTCAACTCGATTGTTCTCGTCTTAACCATCGGACATTGTGGGTATACTAAGTTGTACATAAGCGTATCTATTCTGTTTTTCTGATTGTAGCCAATTGTACCTAAAATATATGAACATTCAGTAATGATTGatctaaaatgtaaataatttgatCATAAGTATCTATGCCAGTGAACTTACCCATTGCCTGTTTACCCATAGCACATTGGTAGGTATTCCTAGGACTCTGATTGTGATGCGGGTAAGGGACAAGGCCAGCACAAACGCCGAGGATGGTGAATGGCTCAATTTCTAAATGCGTGGTGACATATGGATCTATCTCTGCTTCAACGGTAGCTATGTGGCTGTCATTCTCCTCATTCACGTCTAAGTACTCTATCAGTCCATCATTGAGAAAGTCTTGGAACTTTCTAATTCCTCTATTCAACTCATTTATATGGAATTGTTGTACTAGTGGATAACCCTTTTCTACAATGATATATGGTCGGCAGAGCCTTCCGCCGTCGCTGCAAATGTAGACAGTCCTCTGATTGTGATTAGGGTAAATTGAAACGAAGGCCGATATGAGGCCACGTCGTCGGAACATTCTAAAAACCTTTATAAGCCTTTTGTATTGCCTTGAAACTCCAAGAATATTACCTAAAAAAAGAACAACATTTATAACATACCGTTATTTATTCTGAACGTTAGGTCTCCGTAACTTTCAGTCAAGTAAAGCCTCACCATTAAGGAACACCATGTACACAGCTGGGTGGTTAATTTCCTCGCCGCCTAATAGTCTAACGTCTTCAACGCCTGCATTACGCGCTAGCCTCGCAATCGGTTCTTCGGAACACTCAGTAGTGATGTGAGTCATCAGTGCCAAGTTCTTCACAAGACCGCAGGCTTCACCTTCAGGAGTATCAGAAGGACACAACATGCCCCACTGGGAAGGTTGCAGAGATCGCGGCCCTGATACCTTCctcgtcttttcaaattgagaATTCACTCTGGTCATCATACCCAAAGCTGATATGTAACTAAGGCGACTCAGCACTTGAGTTACTCCATGCCTCTCCATTTTGAATCTTTTAATCGTCCAGTTACcctagaaagaaaaaaaaaataattttaaaatctatgaAATCTAGAAGAgactagatttttttatgtatgctTAGCCAATTCAGTACTTAAAAACTTACAGaagaaatagcagcaaacagaCCATTAGCAATCAAATCTGGTCTCATATGTTTAACAACATCAAATGGCGCAGCTTTgactttaggtattattttgtctgCAATTGATTTCAATTCCCAATTGAACCTTTTGAACagatcttcaaacattaaagcTAGTAAAGAGCCGGCAAGCTCAAGTCTCTTGTTTCCATAGTAATCAGGATCATCTATAGCAGCCTTATTGGTTTCAGCTTCAATAACCCTTTTTACCATTATAGCTAGATAAATAGCTTTTACATAGAAATTGAAGTTTTCAACAGCAACATGTGCTAGGATAGTTGTTGCTAGAAGATCCCTGGCTTCATCAACAGGAGTGCGGACTTTGGCATTGCCTGACTGAAACCTGAAATCAATCATTTATGCCAATCAAATTAACTATCAACATTTCTTTTTATGATTTGGTACACATAGCAgtcaagttatatttttaacccccgacgcaaaaacgacggggtgttataagtttgacgtgtctgtgtgtgtgtgtgtgtgtgtgtgtgtgtgtgtgtgtgtatgtggcatcgtagctcccaaacggatgatccgattgtaatgcggttttttttgtttaaaaggtatgtcagtcgggagtgttcttagctatgtttggtggaaatcggttcaggtcttcaaggtcatcagctcgtttgctagatgtgataggaatgttacacgctctgtttacttgcaagtgtatgtgggatctgaaatttgaaacactaatgtcttttggaaccactgagctggtctgctgttagggcacgaaggtaggagacgtaaccctgaactgccttttagtaaacccatcgagtttgggctcgttgaatttgtcttgacgagttctcttcatgtttctgattgacgagaacctaatgctggaaatgggatgtggcggatgaaaccctgaaatgctgaaatgaaacggataaaccgatttatattttgctgaaaatctagaatgtccaaaggttaatctttattgtttttcagtttgtgcaattctcccagagccagtttgtcatgaggattgttaaacagcttcctttggccgagatcgcatatagcgaccccatcttaagataaaataaattaaatgaaagaaggaaaaattaaggagctcctttaaaaagcatgaaataaaattaaattataaatttaaaaaccccgacccaaaaagtatgcaataattatgacaaaaggttaaaacgctaaaccctataaaagcaaaaataacttttaacactacgtaaactaaattttgacgtgtcgggggaccgctttttactttcataaatacttatataaataaaatgatattacaacattcgtttaaaaaaaaaacgcgtatctaaagtaatgaattagagcggtcccccgacacgacaaaatttagtttacgtagtgttaaaagttattttttgctttttatagggtttagcgtttttaaccttttgtcataattattgcatacttttttgggtcgggggtttttttaaatttataatacaAGTTACCTTTTGACCTTCAATTTACTTCCAATGTAGGCGAGAGCTTGATTttgggtaaatatttttaaattatgacaaTCCATAATGCAAGGAGCCATCTTCTTCAGTGAAGTATCATCAGTGCCAATAAGTTGCATAATTTCTTGGTCACTACAGATACCCATAGCTTTGAAGGCAACAGCAATAGGAATATCCTGAAAAAACGAAACTCAATATTATTGCcacctatttcataattaaattctaagttaccaaaaatctaaaataatggTCAAAGATATTATTTGGTAGAAACAGTAAGACACTAATAATAAGTCCTGTAAGTTAAGAACAGGCCATTTTAAACACTCCGTGAATATAATCCTACATTGATACACATGctacatcaaataaaaatatgtatattgaaaaCTTACATCAGATAAAGCATTATGTCTCAATACATATTTGCCATTCTTCACTATAACATTAGTTCTAGTTTTCTTTTCATGAGTAGAACTGGTAACTTGGCATTGTATAGCTCCCATGAATTCATCAACAATCATCCTGTTCCTGGACAGCTGTTCTTGGATCAATATCACTTTTTCTTGTCCtgcaaaaatagaaaatatatataagaaTAAAAGGTTTATTCAAAAGATATATTTAACAACTTGTGTAACAGAAAAAAAGGTCCATAAGTAAATTAAAGTCTAAATATAATTGTGTAGTATATTAACATGccaaaaaagcttttttcataatacatattagCCAATTGACGTCTCATGGTATAACATACTCATGTTATGAAACATACCTctgataataaaataaccgcCTGGGTCATGTGGACATTCATTCAGCTGTGCTAGCTCAAAGTCAGACTTATTGGTCAGAACACAATTAGAAGACCTCAACATCAGTGGCATTCTGTAAGTACAAGTATTcaagaattattttaaatcaacataaagtaattaaaaacttgTGTATATGTAATATggtttgaaatgaaatgaataggAATGACAAATGTTCACCTGCCAATAAGCTGTTTGTTCTTGATGACCCGTTGGTTGCCTCGAATGTACTCTATGTCTACTGTTATTGGTGCTGAATATGTCATGTCTCTAAGCCTACACTCGTGTGGAGTTGTGGGCTTAGTAACATTGTAACCTTCTTCTAAATCTGGCGTCCCAACATACGCATTGaggtatttaatgtaaaataatggGTCAGCATCACAAAACACTTTTTCATTAGCTTgaactattttctttatttcaacatttataaaatagttaaaGGAATCAATGTGCTGTTTTACTAATCCCTTTACTTGTAGAAAAGATGGCACTAATTTCCATTTATCCtgtgaacaaaaatacaaagtagAGCATGTTGATTTAATGGATATGTTTACTGCTAGccgcatatggataaaaaaagtattttattataccaCTTGACAGTAGCAGACtctcaagtttcatcaaaatccatccagtaggtAGTTTTAGAGTGAAAGGGCAACAATACAAAGTAACATAATCAATACACTATCACAGTTTTTAAAGATCTTTTAATGGCAGTCCAGCAGTCTTAGCCttctacaaacaaatatattgacAGAGATACAAAGAAAAGTATTAGGAAGCAACTAACCTCTACAGTTTTTATAGGTTCTCGCGAACCTTTAGAGGAGTCCCAATCATTTTGCCTTTTATTTATCTCCCccattttaagatttaaaacCGGCCCAGCTGTTGTTCACATGAAGACTGAAGCAGGCATTAAGATTTTGATCCAGGAAGCGATCTATCCATTATGAAAAGTAGCACTAGCTATCCCTGACGCTTTGGAAATTGGAAGCTTAGTTTGGGAGCAATAATTTGTAATTCCTGGAAGTTTAGGAGGTTATAGTATAACAAAATTGTTCTGAAATGCAATCGAAGCATGAAGAGAGCCAGAAAGCACTTGTTATGACAGCTGACATTGGATTTGTCAGTTTTGTCACTGTCAGTCTGTCAAGGTCTGTCACTTGCTTCTACCAAGAATCGTTAAATGTTATGGAGTCCACCGTTTCACAAAATTCTTGGGTTGGCCGGGTAACtgaactgggttgagaaggtcagacgggcaggcgctccttgtaaaacactggtactcagctgcgccTGGTTACTCTGCAAgctaaccccaacatagttgtgaaaaggctaggtagatggaGGTATTTCAGTCGGTCCATCGAGAGTATCCTACTGCCGTTAGTTAATTACGGAGTGGATTTATAGTCTGTCTTTTTTCTGACAGTAGTGTTTCTGACGTTGACAGTCGCTGATTGATTCTGTCTTGGTCTTCATGgtcttgataaaaataaaattatgatcatCACCATCAAGCTCGAAATTCCGGCTGCATTTATTGTGAAAGATAACTTCAAGACAGAAAATTAGCAACTGCGTTTATCAAAAGAAAAATGCATTTATACGTAGTTTAGTAAATTTTCGCACTCTTCAAGATGGTTTACGAATCTATACCTCGTACAGTTAGAATTCTTCTGTTAGGTGAACCTGGTGTCGGAAAAACCTCGCTTATACTTTCTTTAGTTACTGAAGAGTTTACAGAACATGTGCCACCCAAGGCTGAAGAAATTACAATTCCCGCAGACGTTACGCCGGAACAAGTACCAACCAACATTATCGATATTTGtcgtatgtatttttaatacaatgcaTATAATTtgcttttttcattttaatatcattGCTAGTAGGAttcgtaacaaaatatttacaagtctGTTCAAATAGAAACGTCATAGTAGTAATGGTAATAGGCAAGATTAAAATTGCATAATTACTATAATCAGTGAGGTAACTAACAACATAACTTTACCAATGCTCAAAAATGATAAGTCTGATATCACAAcgaattttgtttataaatatttatttgatttgatatttcACTGCTGTATCATGC
This window of the Helicoverpa armigera isolate CAAS_96S chromosome 9, ASM3070526v1, whole genome shotgun sequence genome carries:
- the LOC110369948 gene encoding DNA-directed RNA polymerase III subunit RPC2; amino-acid sequence: MGEINKRQNDWDSSKGSREPIKTVEDKWKLVPSFLQVKGLVKQHIDSFNYFINVEIKKIVQANEKVFCDADPLFYIKYLNAYVGTPDLEEGYNVTKPTTPHECRLRDMTYSAPITVDIEYIRGNQRVIKNKQLIGRMPLMLRSSNCVLTNKSDFELAQLNECPHDPGGYFIIRGQEKVILIQEQLSRNRMIVDEFMGAIQCQVTSSTHEKKTRTNVIVKNGKYVLRHNALSDDIPIAVAFKAMGICSDQEIMQLIGTDDTSLKKMAPCIMDCHNLKIFTQNQALAYIGSKLKVKRFQSGNAKVRTPVDEARDLLATTILAHVAVENFNFYVKAIYLAIMVKRVIEAETNKAAIDDPDYYGNKRLELAGSLLALMFEDLFKRFNWELKSIADKIIPKVKAAPFDVVKHMRPDLIANGLFAAISSGNWTIKRFKMERHGVTQVLSRLSYISALGMMTRVNSQFEKTRKVSGPRSLQPSQWGMLCPSDTPEGEACGLVKNLALMTHITTECSEEPIARLARNAGVEDVRLLGGEEINHPAVYMVFLNGNILGVSRQYKRLIKVFRMFRRRGLISAFVSIYPNHNQRTVYICSDGGRLCRPYIIVEKGYPLVQQFHINELNRGIRKFQDFLNDGLIEYLDVNEENDSHIATVEAEIDPYVTTHLEIEPFTILGVCAGLVPYPHHNQSPRNTYQCAMGKQAMGTIGYNQKNRIDTLMYNLVYPQCPMVKTRTIELTNFDKLPAGQNATVAVMSYSGYDIEDALILNRASIDRGYGRCLVYKSAKTTMKRYSNQTSDRILGPSRDATTGKVIRAHEILDTDGIAAPGEMVENRQVLINKQMPPATLSTVTQGQPQQVDYKDVPITYKGPVESYIEKVMVSSNSEDAFLIKILLRQTRIPEIGDKFSSRHGQKGVTGLIVQQEDMPFNDRGICPDMIMNPHGFPSRMTVGKTIELLAGKAGLMEGKFHYGTAFGGSKVRDVCQELEKHGYNYHGKDIFYSGLTGEPLEAYIYSGPVYYQKLKHMVQDKMHARARGPRAVLTRQPTEGRSRDGGLRLGEMERDCLIGYGASMLLMERLMLASDAFSADICGACGRLASRAWCHACHSSAAVSSVDMPYACKLLFQELASMNIVPKLTLKKYC